One part of the Polycyclovorans algicola TG408 genome encodes these proteins:
- a CDS encoding PhoH family protein: MSKKTFVLDTNVMLHDPSCLFRFEEHDIFIPMVVLEELDAAKKGTSEIARNARQVSRFLDEMMRDKSHAQIERGIALPKPQKTPQGGAQKKAVGGKLFFQTRPSEVTLPGNMPGNKPDNSILMTTLALAGELPNRSVILVSKDINLRIKAAIVGAESEDYSNDKVLEDVDLLYSGYLELPADFWNTHGDAMDSWQDALGRACYRIKGPLTQHWHVNQFLCIPDDEDGGLELIVQKVDADAAEAEVRVIRDYRASRTSVWGIHAKNREQNYALNLLLDPDIDFVTILGTAGTGKTLLTLAAGLAQVLDDPRYREIIMTRVTVPVGDDIGFLPGTEEEKMTPWMGALMDNLEVLTQPSGGGDWERAATNDLLAKRIKIRSLNFMRGRTFLNRFVIVDEAQNLTAKQMKTLITRCGPGTKMVCLGNLGQIDTPYLTETTSGLTYVVDRFQGWVHGGHVTLARSERSRLAAFASDVL; this comes from the coding sequence ATGAGCAAAAAAACCTTCGTGCTGGACACCAACGTGATGCTCCACGACCCGAGCTGTCTGTTCCGCTTCGAGGAACACGACATCTTCATCCCCATGGTGGTGCTCGAAGAACTGGACGCTGCCAAGAAAGGCACGTCTGAAATCGCCCGCAACGCCCGTCAGGTCAGTCGCTTTCTTGACGAGATGATGCGCGACAAGTCGCACGCGCAGATCGAGCGTGGCATTGCCCTACCCAAGCCGCAAAAAACGCCGCAGGGCGGCGCGCAGAAAAAAGCCGTGGGCGGCAAATTGTTCTTCCAGACACGCCCCAGCGAGGTCACGCTGCCGGGCAACATGCCGGGCAACAAGCCTGACAACAGCATCTTGATGACCACCCTCGCATTGGCGGGGGAGCTGCCGAATCGCTCGGTGATTCTGGTCAGCAAAGACATCAACCTGCGCATCAAGGCCGCCATCGTCGGCGCCGAGTCAGAGGACTACAGCAACGACAAGGTCCTTGAAGACGTTGACCTGCTGTACAGCGGCTACCTCGAACTGCCCGCTGATTTCTGGAACACCCACGGCGACGCCATGGACAGCTGGCAGGACGCGTTGGGCCGCGCCTGCTACCGCATCAAGGGACCGCTGACCCAGCATTGGCATGTCAATCAGTTTCTCTGCATTCCGGATGACGAAGACGGTGGCCTCGAACTGATCGTGCAAAAGGTCGACGCCGATGCGGCCGAGGCCGAGGTCCGGGTCATCCGCGATTACCGCGCCAGCCGCACCAGCGTCTGGGGCATTCACGCCAAAAACCGCGAGCAGAATTACGCACTGAACCTGCTGCTCGACCCCGACATCGACTTCGTTACCATTCTCGGCACCGCCGGCACCGGCAAGACGCTGCTGACCCTGGCCGCCGGCTTGGCCCAGGTGCTTGATGACCCGCGCTACCGCGAAATCATCATGACCCGCGTCACCGTGCCGGTCGGCGATGACATCGGCTTTCTGCCCGGGACCGAAGAAGAAAAAATGACGCCGTGGATGGGCGCGCTGATGGACAACCTCGAGGTGCTCACCCAGCCCTCGGGCGGCGGTGACTGGGAACGCGCCGCCACCAACGACCTGCTGGCCAAGCGCATCAAGATTCGCAGCCTCAACTTCATGCGCGGCCGCACCTTTCTCAACCGCTTCGTGATTGTTGATGAGGCGCAGAACCTCACCGCCAAGCAGATGAAGACCCTGATCACGCGGTGCGGTCCCGGCACGAAAATGGTCTGCCTCGGCAACCTCGGGCAGATCGACACGCCTTACCTCACCGAAACCACCTCCGGCCTGACCTACGTCGTCGACCGCTTTCAAGGGTGGGTTCATGGCGGACACGTCACACTCGCCCGCAGTGAACGGTCACGACTGGCCGCCTTCGCATCAGACGTGCTTTAG
- the epmA gene encoding EF-P lysine aminoacylase EpmA — translation MRVPREAWAPSAPRTHLKARADLYRSIRAFFDARGVLEVDTPILSRHATVDRHIDSFLAAPDLASHTAQRYLQTSPEFAMKRLLCAGSGAIWQMAKAFRAEEAGRVHNPEFTLLEWYRPGFDHHQLMNEVEALLRAVGVTAAPAFDRLTYRDAFQRHAGIDPHTASLATLKALPETHAFADEMDRDVLLDLWMSHRVGPNLGREVPCFVHDFPASQAALSRVANDRAQRFELFWDGLELANGFFELADADEQHQRFIAEQRWRAERGRAAPPLDAHLIAALRHGLPDCAGVALGVDRLLMRLLGVASIDEVLAFPAGQA, via the coding sequence ATGCGTGTGCCGCGTGAGGCGTGGGCGCCCTCGGCACCCCGGACTCACCTGAAGGCGCGGGCGGATCTTTACCGGTCCATCCGCGCCTTTTTTGATGCGCGCGGCGTGCTCGAAGTCGACACGCCCATCCTGTCGCGCCACGCCACGGTCGACCGGCATATCGACAGTTTTTTGGCGGCGCCGGACCTCGCAAGCCACACCGCTCAACGGTACCTGCAGACCTCGCCCGAATTCGCCATGAAGCGGCTGCTGTGCGCCGGCAGTGGTGCCATCTGGCAGATGGCCAAGGCGTTTCGTGCCGAAGAGGCTGGGCGTGTTCACAACCCCGAGTTCACGTTACTGGAGTGGTATCGCCCGGGCTTTGATCATCATCAGTTGATGAATGAGGTCGAGGCACTGCTGCGCGCCGTTGGCGTGACCGCCGCCCCGGCGTTTGACCGGCTGACCTACCGCGACGCCTTTCAGCGCCACGCCGGCATTGACCCTCACACGGCTTCACTGGCGACGCTCAAAGCGCTGCCCGAGACCCACGCCTTTGCCGACGAGATGGATCGTGACGTGCTGCTGGACCTGTGGATGAGCCACCGCGTTGGGCCCAACCTGGGGCGTGAAGTGCCGTGCTTCGTGCACGACTTTCCGGCCAGTCAGGCGGCGCTGTCGCGGGTGGCGAACGACCGCGCACAGCGCTTCGAGTTGTTCTGGGACGGCCTGGAGTTGGCCAACGGGTTCTTTGAGCTGGCAGATGCCGATGAGCAGCATCAGCGCTTCATCGCCGAGCAACGATGGCGTGCAGAACGCGGCCGTGCCGCGCCGCCACTGGATGCACACCTGATTGCCGCGCTGCGACACGGTTTGCCCGACTGTGCCGGCGTGGCACTGGGCGTTGATCGGCTGCTGATGCGGCTGCTGGGCGTCGCGTCAATTGACGAGGTGCTGGCGTTTCCGGCCGGTCAGGCTTAA
- the efp gene encoding elongation factor P: MASVSTNEMKSGTKVLIDGDPYAILENEYRKPGKGQATNSLKIRNLRTGRVLEKTLRSGDSWEVADIEETDMQYLYNDGEFWHFMNPATFEQLQAGQAAVEDAIKWLKGEETCRMMLFNGVPLYVNAPNTVELQITETDPGVRGDTSGGGGKPATLETGAVVRVPLFVQQGEVIKVDTRTGDYMGRVGK; encoded by the coding sequence ATGGCATCCGTCAGCACCAACGAAATGAAGTCCGGCACCAAGGTTCTGATCGACGGTGACCCTTACGCCATTCTCGAGAACGAGTATCGCAAGCCCGGCAAGGGGCAGGCCACCAACTCGCTGAAGATTCGCAACCTGCGGACCGGCCGCGTGCTCGAAAAGACGTTGCGCTCGGGCGACAGCTGGGAAGTTGCCGACATTGAAGAAACCGACATGCAGTACCTCTACAACGACGGCGAGTTCTGGCACTTCATGAATCCGGCCACGTTTGAGCAGTTGCAGGCCGGGCAGGCGGCCGTGGAGGACGCCATCAAGTGGCTCAAGGGTGAAGAGACCTGCCGCATGATGCTGTTCAACGGCGTGCCGCTGTACGTCAATGCGCCGAACACTGTCGAGCTGCAGATCACCGAAACCGATCCCGGCGTGCGCGGGGACACCTCGGGCGGCGGCGGCAAGCCCGCCACCCTGGAAACCGGCGCCGTGGTGCGTGTGCCGCTGTTCGTGCAGCAGGGTGAAGTGATCAAGGTCGACACCCGCACCGGCGACTACATGGGCCGCGTCGGGAAGTGA
- the epmB gene encoding EF-P beta-lysylation protein EpmB: protein MITKPDSSRQPAVWQRELAASQISPLALLEALSLPADHPQLAPAAARGFPLKVPLAYRQRMTRGKLDDPLFRQVWPHPLEAAAHSDARIDAVGDLVKTRGGGIIHKYQGRALLIATGACAIHCRYCFRRHFPYGDQLASRGQWHDALATLAADPSIHEVILSGGDPLSLSDDKLAQLVAGLDAIPHLKRLRIHTRQPIVLPSRVDAAMLSWLGTTRLQKVVVVHVNHAQEIDASVGRALASLADQGATLLNQSVLLRGVNDDADVLQHLSESLFARQVMPYYLHLLDPVVGAMHFDVPLKEALQLMQTLAARLPGYLLPRLAREIPGQPGKTIYTPQGTQCLD from the coding sequence ATGATAACCAAACCCGATTCTTCCCGGCAGCCCGCCGTCTGGCAGCGCGAACTGGCGGCCAGTCAGATCAGCCCGCTGGCGCTGCTCGAAGCCCTGTCGCTGCCGGCCGATCATCCGCAGTTGGCGCCGGCGGCGGCGCGCGGCTTTCCGCTCAAGGTGCCGCTGGCCTACCGCCAGCGCATGACCCGCGGCAAGCTCGACGACCCGCTGTTCCGCCAGGTGTGGCCGCACCCGCTGGAAGCAGCCGCGCACTCCGACGCGCGCATTGATGCCGTCGGCGATCTGGTCAAGACCCGCGGCGGCGGCATCATTCACAAGTACCAGGGACGCGCGCTGCTGATCGCCACCGGCGCCTGCGCCATTCATTGCCGTTACTGCTTTCGGCGGCATTTCCCCTACGGCGATCAACTGGCCTCCCGAGGCCAGTGGCACGACGCACTGGCCACGCTGGCCGCCGACCCGTCGATTCATGAGGTGATTCTTTCCGGCGGCGATCCGCTGTCGCTCAGTGACGACAAACTGGCGCAGTTGGTGGCCGGCCTCGACGCCATTCCGCATCTCAAGCGGCTGCGCATCCATACCCGCCAGCCGATCGTTCTGCCCAGCCGGGTCGACGCCGCGATGCTGTCGTGGCTGGGCACGACCCGTCTGCAAAAGGTGGTCGTGGTGCATGTCAATCATGCGCAGGAAATCGACGCGTCCGTGGGCCGCGCGCTGGCGTCGCTGGCCGATCAGGGCGCGACCCTGCTCAACCAGTCGGTGTTGCTGCGCGGCGTCAACGACGATGCCGACGTGCTGCAACATTTGTCTGAATCACTGTTCGCCCGGCAGGTCATGCCGTACTACCTGCACTTGCTCGATCCGGTGGTCGGCGCAATGCACTTTGACGTGCCCCTGAAAGAGGCGCTACAACTCATGCAGACTCTTGCGGCACGCCTGCCCGGCTATCTGTTACCCCGCCTGGCACGCGAAATTCCCGGACAGCCCGGCAAAACCATTTACACCCCACAGGGAACACAATGCTTGGACTGA
- a CDS encoding EAL domain-containing protein, translating to MLGLMRRARNTTDRWMVWTLCETADLAQIVESTLRNQGHPVRVAWMADIEELERSLQRQSPHVLLVDSRLDPSVLAAVIAHRERWAPDTPMIHWASEYSQQMAQAALRQGASALVTTESAEALTHLELEVTQQLQHHLHLRELRRLRLRLQQFERRHTLLVAETQDVIIRIQEGIVIEINRAARRLLGRKTDEDLIGSPLMNLVVPDDQARVKAHFKHLYRSMGRWERADEVLECALQTRSDQSRPVRFEISSSDFEGAPCVDLIVRMPTTDAVLETASVTSGRETLTEAIERLDEKDRPTLMMLVVDRFDTLETQLGYLAVDALMEAVEQWLQNRLGKGDVLFRTGTSEWMGLLRSPALHQLADWLEQLVTTGNRHLFQSSRHEAHLVLKAGAYAVADEDRYSAALVALVPGVRALPTEQGQYSRIFGNKADTAVALQTLERRATRVKKALDDNDLHLAFQPITSLQGDAIHPHDVLLRIMDEQGEEQTGSWFIEAAKQFQLITQLDRWVTTRVIAMQRRREQGNAPPLIVKLGEQTVRDADAFLAWLTPQLTEHPLEPGKIVFGLRESEIEKHIRKAIVLSRGLRALGADLAIEHFGLSSHALKLLDHLPVQYVKLAPSFTHKTETGERLDQLKKLVELVHQRNVKSVVSHVENAQTMARLWQLGVNFIQGYGVQEPEVVLLSS from the coding sequence ATGCTTGGACTGATGCGTCGCGCGCGCAACACCACGGACCGGTGGATGGTCTGGACGCTGTGTGAAACCGCCGACCTGGCGCAGATCGTCGAGAGCACCCTGCGCAATCAGGGGCACCCGGTTCGGGTGGCGTGGATGGCCGACATCGAAGAGCTGGAGCGCTCGCTGCAGCGCCAGTCACCGCATGTGCTGCTGGTCGACAGCCGCCTTGACCCGTCGGTGCTTGCAGCCGTCATCGCGCATCGTGAGCGCTGGGCCCCCGACACCCCGATGATTCATTGGGCCAGCGAGTACTCGCAGCAGATGGCCCAGGCGGCGCTGCGTCAGGGCGCCAGCGCCCTGGTCACCACCGAGTCTGCCGAGGCGCTGACCCATCTCGAGCTCGAAGTCACCCAGCAACTACAGCACCACCTGCACCTGCGTGAGCTGCGCCGCCTGCGGCTGCGACTGCAGCAGTTCGAACGTCGCCACACGCTGCTGGTCGCCGAAACCCAGGATGTGATCATTCGCATCCAGGAAGGCATCGTCATCGAGATCAACCGTGCCGCGCGGCGCCTGTTGGGTCGCAAGACCGACGAAGACCTCATCGGCAGCCCACTCATGAACTTGGTCGTGCCCGACGACCAGGCCCGCGTCAAAGCGCACTTCAAGCATCTGTACCGCAGCATGGGTCGCTGGGAGCGCGCCGACGAAGTCTTGGAGTGCGCGCTGCAGACACGCTCCGACCAGTCACGGCCGGTGCGCTTCGAGATCAGCAGCAGCGACTTTGAGGGCGCGCCCTGTGTCGATCTGATTGTGCGCATGCCGACGACCGACGCCGTGCTTGAGACGGCCAGTGTCACCTCGGGTCGCGAGACCCTCACCGAGGCCATCGAACGGCTGGATGAAAAAGACCGGCCCACCCTGATGATGCTGGTGGTCGACCGCTTCGACACCCTTGAAACACAGCTCGGCTACCTGGCCGTTGACGCGCTCATGGAAGCGGTCGAGCAGTGGCTGCAGAACCGCCTCGGCAAGGGCGACGTCTTGTTCCGCACCGGCACCTCGGAGTGGATGGGCCTGTTACGCAGCCCTGCCCTGCACCAACTTGCCGACTGGCTGGAGCAACTGGTGACCACCGGCAACCGGCATCTGTTCCAGTCCAGCCGCCATGAGGCGCATTTGGTTCTCAAGGCCGGCGCTTACGCCGTGGCCGACGAGGACCGCTACAGCGCGGCGCTGGTGGCGCTGGTGCCGGGTGTCCGCGCGCTACCGACCGAGCAGGGCCAGTACAGCCGCATCTTTGGCAACAAGGCCGATACCGCGGTCGCGCTGCAAACCTTGGAGCGGCGCGCCACGCGCGTCAAAAAGGCGCTCGACGACAATGACCTGCACCTGGCCTTTCAGCCGATCACCAGCCTGCAGGGTGACGCCATCCATCCGCACGATGTGCTGCTGCGGATCATGGACGAACAGGGCGAGGAGCAAACCGGAAGCTGGTTCATCGAAGCGGCAAAGCAGTTTCAGTTGATCACCCAGCTTGACCGCTGGGTCACGACGCGCGTCATCGCCATGCAGCGACGCCGGGAACAGGGCAACGCGCCGCCGCTGATCGTCAAACTTGGCGAACAGACCGTACGCGACGCCGACGCCTTCCTGGCATGGCTGACGCCGCAATTGACCGAGCATCCGCTGGAGCCGGGCAAAATCGTCTTCGGCCTGCGCGAAAGCGAAATCGAGAAACATATCCGCAAGGCCATCGTCCTCAGTCGCGGCTTACGCGCGCTAGGGGCAGACCTCGCCATTGAACACTTCGGTCTAAGCTCGCACGCGCTCAAGCTGCTCGACCACCTGCCCGTGCAGTACGTCAAGCTGGCCCCCAGCTTCACCCACAAAACCGAGACCGGCGAGCGTCTCGACCAGCTCAAGAAGCTGGTCGAGCTGGTCCACCAGCGCAACGTCAAGTCGGTGGTGAGCCACGTTGAAAACGCCCAGACCATGGCGCGGCTGTGGCAGCTCGGCGTCAATTTCATCCAGGGCTATGGCGTTCAGGAGCCGGAGGTGGTGCTGCTGTCGTCATGA
- a CDS encoding Hsp20/alpha crystallin family protein: protein MSLIHYTPWTLHRDLVNDFSRFLDRSPGDDSSGATADWAPPVDIEEYPDRFVIYADVPGVDPASIDVTLDEGVLTLSGNRQAADEPVNIERRRRERAAGRFHRRFTLPDTADAEAVTASGRLGVLEVHIPKRPQAQPRRITVTQ from the coding sequence ATGAGCCTCATCCACTACACCCCCTGGACCCTGCATCGCGATCTGGTCAACGACTTCAGCCGCTTTCTCGACCGCTCGCCGGGCGACGACAGCAGCGGCGCAACCGCCGACTGGGCACCGCCGGTCGACATTGAGGAGTACCCCGACCGGTTTGTCATTTATGCCGACGTGCCCGGTGTCGACCCGGCCAGCATTGATGTCACCCTCGACGAGGGCGTGCTCACGCTGTCCGGCAACCGTCAGGCAGCCGACGAGCCGGTCAATATCGAGCGACGTCGTCGCGAGCGGGCTGCCGGGCGCTTTCACAGGCGCTTCACGTTGCCCGACACGGCCGATGCCGAAGCCGTGACCGCCAGCGGGCGGCTCGGGGTGCTCGAAGTGCACATCCCCAAGCGGCCCCAGGCCCAGCCACGGCGGATCACCGTGACCCAGTAA
- a CDS encoding DnaJ C-terminal domain-containing protein, producing MENPDYYKTLGISRDASADDIKKAYRRLARDYHPDRNKAADAERRFKDINEANEVLSDPEKRRRYDTLGANWKGGGFAPPPGWDAAYRDGGGFGAGHAGGFSDLFSNFMGGGTGRGPRPPQHTRSSITLTLEDSYSGATRRFTLGGRALDVRIPKGITDGQTIRVPGQGNRGGDVLLEVTFALHPQFTVDQKTVYHTAQISPWVAALGGSVSVPTLGGDVTLNVAPGSTSGNKLRLKGRGLPGLPAGDQIVTLAVNVPAATTDTQRAAYEALRDAFPS from the coding sequence ATGGAAAACCCCGATTACTACAAGACGCTAGGCATCTCCCGCGATGCCTCGGCCGACGACATCAAAAAAGCCTACCGGCGGTTGGCGCGCGACTATCACCCCGACCGCAACAAGGCGGCCGATGCCGAGCGGCGTTTCAAAGACATCAACGAAGCAAATGAGGTGCTCAGCGATCCCGAAAAGCGCCGCCGCTACGACACACTGGGCGCTAACTGGAAAGGCGGCGGCTTTGCGCCGCCCCCCGGCTGGGATGCGGCCTACCGCGACGGTGGCGGCTTCGGCGCAGGCCATGCCGGCGGATTCTCAGACCTGTTCTCCAACTTCATGGGCGGCGGCACCGGCCGTGGTCCGCGACCGCCGCAACACACCCGCAGCAGCATCACGCTGACCTTGGAAGACAGCTACAGCGGCGCCACGCGGCGCTTCACGCTCGGCGGCAGGGCGCTGGACGTGCGCATCCCCAAAGGCATCACCGACGGTCAGACCATCCGCGTGCCGGGCCAAGGCAATCGTGGTGGCGATGTCTTGCTCGAGGTCACTTTCGCGCTACACCCACAGTTCACGGTGGATCAGAAAACCGTCTATCACACGGCGCAGATCAGTCCCTGGGTGGCCGCACTGGGCGGCAGCGTCAGCGTGCCGACCCTCGGCGGCGACGTCACCCTCAATGTCGCGCCGGGCAGCACCTCGGGTAACAAATTACGGCTCAAGGGCCGCGGCCTGCCCGGACTCCCTGCGGGCGACCAAATCGTCACCCTGGCGGTCAATGTACCGGCGGCCACGACCGATACGCAGCGGGCGGCGTATGAAGCCTTGCGAGACGCATTCCCAAGCTGA
- a CDS encoding DUF4331 domain-containing protein — translation MSKKIMTQTALAVALATAFSAPALASSHREAPFITTSPKVDGTDFYMFRSYEEGREGFVTLIANYLPLQDAYGGPNYFALDPNALYEIHIDNDGDAVEDITFGFRFTNTLAGASLNIGPDGAPVAVPLRNIGGIGPGVADSGNSNLIETYEVSVTRGDRRSGDRSMATNADGGDFVKPTDNIGGKSIPDYPTYAGNHIFPISIPGCATDGKVFVGQRKEGFPINLGQVFDLVNLNPLGERQRNLNIVDDKNITSIALEVPISCLTEGEEPVIGGWTTASLRQARVLNPEPQRTDTSGGMAGNTGPEVVGGAWSQVSRLGSPLVNEVVIGLPDKDLFNTSEPSNDVDNFGAYVLYPTLPVLIDILFFGGEGNAVPATPRTTDLLPAFVTGVPGLNQPAGGGAGEMLRLNTAIDVTPAAMQSDLGFLGCDLAGFPNGRRPLEDVTDIALNVVMGAITAENQNELQTCDLSGDAPAVVNAGAVVNDGALFTIDDFLPGFPYLNHPTPGAPAVE, via the coding sequence ATGTCGAAAAAAATCATGACCCAGACCGCGCTTGCCGTGGCACTGGCCACCGCTTTCAGCGCGCCCGCGCTGGCGTCAAGCCACCGCGAAGCGCCGTTTATCACCACGTCGCCCAAAGTCGACGGCACCGATTTCTACATGTTTCGCAGTTATGAGGAAGGCCGTGAAGGCTTTGTGACCCTCATCGCCAATTACCTGCCGCTGCAGGACGCTTACGGCGGCCCCAACTATTTCGCGCTGGACCCCAACGCGTTATACGAAATTCACATCGACAACGACGGCGATGCGGTTGAAGACATCACCTTCGGCTTTCGCTTTACCAACACGCTGGCGGGTGCATCGCTGAACATCGGCCCCGATGGCGCGCCGGTCGCCGTGCCGCTGCGTAACATTGGCGGCATTGGTCCTGGGGTGGCCGACAGCGGCAACTCCAACCTCATCGAAACCTACGAGGTCAGCGTGACCCGCGGTGATCGTCGCAGCGGTGACCGCAGCATGGCCACCAACGCCGACGGCGGTGATTTCGTGAAGCCGACGGACAACATCGGCGGCAAGTCGATCCCCGACTACCCGACTTATGCGGGCAACCACATCTTCCCGATCAGCATTCCCGGCTGCGCGACCGATGGCAAAGTGTTTGTCGGTCAGCGCAAGGAAGGCTTTCCGATCAACCTCGGGCAGGTGTTTGACCTCGTTAACCTCAACCCGCTCGGTGAACGTCAGCGCAACCTGAACATTGTCGATGACAAAAACATCACCTCGATTGCGCTGGAAGTGCCGATTAGCTGCCTGACCGAAGGCGAAGAACCCGTCATCGGCGGCTGGACCACGGCCAGTCTGCGTCAGGCGCGCGTGCTCAACCCCGAGCCGCAGCGCACCGACACTTCCGGCGGCATGGCTGGCAACACCGGGCCCGAAGTGGTCGGTGGTGCGTGGAGCCAGGTGTCGCGCCTGGGCTCACCGCTGGTCAACGAAGTGGTGATTGGCCTGCCGGACAAGGACCTGTTCAACACCAGCGAGCCGTCGAATGACGTCGATAACTTTGGCGCGTATGTGTTGTATCCGACCTTGCCGGTGTTGATCGATATCCTGTTCTTTGGCGGCGAAGGCAACGCGGTACCCGCCACGCCGAGAACGACCGACCTGCTCCCAGCGTTTGTCACCGGGGTGCCCGGATTGAACCAGCCCGCAGGTGGTGGTGCTGGCGAAATGCTGCGGCTCAACACCGCAATCGACGTGACGCCCGCCGCAATGCAGAGCGATCTGGGTTTCCTCGGCTGCGACTTGGCCGGCTTCCCCAACGGTCGTCGTCCGCTGGAAGACGTGACGGACATCGCCCTCAACGTGGTGATGGGCGCGATCACCGCCGAGAATCAGAACGAGCTGCAAACCTGTGACCTGTCGGGCGATGCGCCTGCGGTCGTCAACGCTGGTGCCGTGGTCAATGACGGCGCGCTGTTCACCATCGACGACTTTCTGCCCGGCTTCCCCTACCTCAACCACCCGACGCCCGGCGCGCCGGCGGTCGAGTAA
- a CDS encoding HupE/UreJ family protein — MRVWWWLIALGAISSEAGSHKPSDSYLRIKVVDERIEGRWDVPLRDLDYLMDLDADGDGRVRWGEVRQRENEVTGLLQGHLAVEADGARCLLDALPLQVTDLADGTGISLPLAGRCANVPEILTVRYGLLFEVDPQHRGLLQLDWDDASHVGVFSPQRRALTHVRDRASLGATFAQFFVIGARHIAIGLDHLLFLAGLLLPAVVWRERGGWQAASDARQAWWGVVRIVTAFTLAHALTLSLASLDLLRVPTRLTESLVAATIVFAALNNLWPMVRRRLWTVAFGFGLIHGAGYASVLGDLGLQGWMLVTALLAFNLGVEGMQVAVAALWVPLAYRLRQQPVYQWGVVGFGSLLVAMMGLVWLLERSLNLRFIG; from the coding sequence ATGAGGGTCTGGTGGTGGTTGATTGCCCTGGGCGCGATCAGTTCAGAGGCCGGCTCCCACAAGCCCAGCGACAGCTACCTGCGGATCAAGGTGGTTGACGAGCGGATCGAAGGCCGCTGGGACGTGCCGCTGCGTGATCTCGATTACCTGATGGACCTCGATGCCGATGGAGATGGCCGTGTCCGTTGGGGTGAGGTCCGCCAGCGTGAGAACGAGGTCACTGGTCTGCTCCAGGGCCATCTGGCCGTTGAAGCCGATGGCGCACGCTGCCTGCTGGATGCGCTGCCGCTGCAGGTGACCGACCTTGCCGACGGCACGGGCATCAGCCTGCCCCTCGCGGGTCGCTGCGCAAATGTCCCTGAGATACTGACGGTGCGCTACGGACTGCTGTTCGAGGTGGATCCGCAGCACCGCGGACTGTTGCAACTGGACTGGGACGATGCCTCGCACGTTGGCGTGTTCTCGCCGCAGCGCAGGGCACTGACGCACGTCCGTGATCGCGCCAGTCTCGGGGCGACGTTTGCGCAGTTTTTCGTCATTGGCGCGCGCCACATCGCCATTGGGCTCGATCACCTGTTGTTTCTCGCGGGCCTGTTGCTGCCGGCCGTGGTCTGGCGCGAGCGTGGCGGCTGGCAGGCGGCCAGCGATGCCCGTCAGGCGTGGTGGGGGGTGGTGCGCATCGTCACGGCATTCACGCTCGCCCACGCGCTGACGCTGAGCCTCGCGTCGCTGGACCTGCTCCGCGTGCCGACGCGGCTCACCGAGTCCCTGGTGGCCGCAACCATCGTCTTCGCCGCACTCAACAACCTGTGGCCAATGGTGCGACGTCGCCTGTGGACGGTGGCCTTCGGCTTCGGGCTGATCCACGGCGCGGGCTATGCCAGCGTGCTGGGCGATCTTGGTCTGCAAGGATGGATGCTGGTCACCGCGCTGCTGGCCTTCAATCTGGGCGTCGAGGGGATGCAGGTGGCCGTCGCCGCGCTGTGGGTGCCGCTGGCCTACCGACTCAGGCAGCAGCCGGTGTATCAGTGGGGTGTGGTCGGCTTCGGGTCGCTGCTGGTCGCGATGATGGGGCTGGTCTGGCTGCTGGAGCGCAGTCTCAATTTACGTTTCATCGGGTGA